Proteins encoded by one window of Lycium barbarum isolate Lr01 chromosome 11, ASM1917538v2, whole genome shotgun sequence:
- the LOC132616834 gene encoding probable LRR receptor-like serine/threonine-protein kinase At1g53420 isoform X3 → MAMFMYVYRVSVSLLLLLVFCERTVEQATQGPLSNICTTTWYNTSLMKIPPPLDKKDEDAINALLGCSSREMLLPPSCYIGFTSAVTCDCYLEKHKSCRVVHIDFSNRQLEGKIPEEIGGLQYLKTLYLNGNKLRGSIPEPFKNLKKLLYFSLCDNSLEGPIPPFIGEMKSLNSIDLGHNLFSGKIPDELGNIKSLIRLYLVDNQLSGVLPVKLGDLVNLEELHLQNNEFIGALPPSFKSLKKLTYFDVRGNKLNETIPDIFEQWQDLRILNLMGNSFSAPLPGQISKLKSLTELYISDLVGKSYSFPDLSGMEFLRILTLRNCSIDANIPIWIWKLSSLHYLDLSFNSLFGAIPEAVNPSLNHIFLRRNKLNETIPSWMNASSYVDVSENQFKNVNICPGKKLNPDLNLFACCPNETDEVAKGDQVDFHFKNGTQFCTQFYDHLYINCGGDSVHVNGTDYEADVHPRGQSTFFMSNSSNWGYSSMGSFLWARHNRYTLNETCEIHAGDAQLYRTARLSPISLKYYGFCLKNGEYKVNLHFAEISSRNTKDSHSKAWRLFDVDIQEKNVLRNFNIEREAKGVNMAITEEHITFVNDNRLEIHLYWSGKGSVKYPSVYYGPLIAAITVTLVQSELSKGVLAGISGFALLLLILFIGFSWRFQDKLRREELELVELYPGGLYNFRKIRAATKNFGVDNRFGEGGFGTVYKGTLANGTAIAVKKLSATKEGMYEFVEKSRAIAGMKHPNLATLMGCCAGDNQLLLIYEYIGTNSLEDALFGSDELRERLDWPTRYRICLGLAEGLAFLHGGSKQEIIHGDIKPANIILDDQLNPKIYDFGFARLYHKQKLEGTLSYTAPEVKDHPLEASADVYSFGVVTLILISGRKVTTPRAGGDTEYLVEEAQVKDQRGTLMDLVDNKLLEYDWEEADMVLRLAMKCISSRPFRPTMSTVVKILKKECSIETIKPKLGDSPYRKTKSCLLF, encoded by the exons ATGGCAATGTTCATGTATGTTTACAGGGTTTCCGTTTCTCTTTTGCTGCTTTTGGTCTTTTGTGAGAGAACTGTGGAACAGGCTACGCAAGGTCCTCTCAGCAACATCTGTACAACAACTTGGTACAACACCAGTTTAATGAAAATACCTCCTCCTCTTGATAAAAAAGACG AGGATGCCATCAACGCTTTGCTTGGGTGTTCTTCTAGGGAAATGCTATTACCCCCAAGTTGTTATATTGGATTTACAAGTGCCGTTACTTGCGATTGTTATCTTGAGAAGCATAAGAGTTGCCGAGTGGTACACAT TGATTTCTCAAATAGACAATTAGAAGGAAAGATCCCCGAGGAGATTGGAGGCCTTCAATATTTAAAAACCCT TTATTTGAATGGAAACAAGTTGCGTGGATCAATTCCTGAACCGTTCAAAAATCTGAAGAAGCTATTGTACTT TTCCCTCTGTGATAACTCATTGGAAGGACCCATTCCACCTTTCATTGGTGAGATGAAATCTTTAAACAGCAT AGACTTGGGCCATAATTTGTTCTCAGGGAAAATTCCAGACGAGCTGGGAAATATTAAGAGCCTCATTAGATT GTACCTGGTGGATAATCAACTCTCGGGTGTACTCCCGGTCAAGCTTGGAGATCTTGTGAATCTAGAGGAGCT GCACTTGCAGAACAATGAATTTATTGGTGCCTTGCCGCCGAGCTTCAAGAGTTTAAAGAAACTGACGTACTT CGATGTGCGAGGGAACAAGCTCAATGAAACAATTCCGGATATTTTCGAACAGTGGCAAGATCTGCGTATCTT GAATCTGATGGGGAATAGTTTTTCTGCACCTTTGCCTGGCCAAATCTCAAAGCTGAAGAGTCTAACGGAACT GTATATCAGTGACTTAGTTGGAAAAAGCTACTCATTTCCAGATTTATCTGGAATGGAATTTTTGAGAATTTT GACATTGAGGAATTGCTCAATAGATGCCAACATCCCTATTTGGATATGGAAGCTATCTTCCCTACACTATCT GGACTTGAGTTTCAATAGTTTGTTTGGTGCAATTCCAGAAGCTGTTAACCCCTCGTTAAATCATAT ATTTCTGAGAAGAAATAAGCTCAATGAGACAATTCCATCTTGGATGAATGCTAGTTCATACGT GGATGTTTCTGAAAATCAATTCAAAAATGTAAACATATGCCCCGGAAAGAAGCTAAACCCTGACTT GAATCTGTTTGCGTGTTGCCCCAATGAAACGGATGA GGTTGCAAAGGGGGACCAAGTTGATTTCCATTTTAAGAATGGAACTCAGTTCTGTACTCAGTTCT ATGACCATTTGTATATAAACTGCGGTGGTGATTCTGTCCATGTTAACGGAACTGACTATGAAGCTGATGTACATCCACGTGGTCAATCAACTTTCTTCATGAGTAACAGCTCAAATTGGGGCTATAGTAGTATGGGAAGCTTCTTATGGGCAAGACATAATCGTTACACTCTAAATGAGACCTGCGAAATTCATGCTGGTGATGCCCAATTGTATCGTACAGCACGTTTATCCCCAATCTCCTTGAAATATTATGGATTTTGTTTGAAAAATGGTGAGTACAAAGTGAATCTTCACTTTGCTGAAATATCTAGTAGAAACACCAAAGATTCGCATAGCAAAGCATGGCGACTCTTTGATGTAGATATCCAG GAAAAAAATGTGCTGAGAAACTTCAACATAGAAAGAGAAGCGAAAGGTGTGAATATGGCTATAACAGAGGAACATATCACTTTTGTGAATGACAATAGACTGGAGATTCACTTATACTGGTCTGGAAAAGGGTCTGTCAAATACCCATCAGTGTACTATGGGCCCCTTATAGCTGCAATTACAGTAACTCTAG TTCAATCAGAACTGTCCAAAGGAGTGCTTGCTGGAATTTCAGGATTTGCATTACTTCTTCTAATATTGTTCATAGGTTTTTCCTGGAGATTCCAAGACAAATTACGTCGGGAAG AGCTAGAACTTGTTGAATTGTACCCTGGAGGGCTTTACAACTTTCGGAAAATTAGAGCTGCCACAAAGAATTTTGGTGTTGATAACCGGTTTGGTGAGGGAGGTTTTGGGACTGTCTATAAG GGCACTCTTGCGAATGGGACTGCCATCGCAGTTAAAAAGCTTTCGGCAACAAAAGAAGGAATGTACGAGTTTGTGGAAAAGAGTCGAGCAATTGCTGGCATGAAACATCCAAATCTTGCAACACTAATGGGATGCTGTGCAGGTGACAACCAGCTTCTGCTTATCTATGAGTACATTGGAACTAACTCTCTTGAAGATGCATTATTTG GTTCAGACGAACTTAGAGAAAGACTAGATTGGCCAACAAGGTATAGAATTTGTCTTGGCCTAGCAGAAGGTTTAGCTTTCCTTCACGGGGGGTCCAAACAGGAAATTATACACGGGGATATTAAACCAGCAAACATTATTCTTGATGACCAACTAAATCCGAAGATATATGACTTTGGATTTGCAAGGCTTTATCACAAGCAAAAGTTGGAAGGAACACT GTCATACACAGCGCCTGAAGTTAAAGATCACCCCTTAGAAGCTAGCGCAGATGTGTATAGCTTTGGAGTTGTCACACTTATACTTATCAGTGGAAGGAAAGTCACGACCCCGAGGGCAGGTGGTGACACTGAATACCTCGTGGAGGAG GCACAGGTAAAGGATCAGAGGGGAACTCTAATGGATCTAGTCGATAATAAGCTTCTAGAATATGACTGGGAAGAAGCAGATATGGTTCTAAGATTAGCAATGAAATGCATAAGTTCACGCCCATTCAGACCGACAATGTCTACAGTCGTGAAGATTCTAAAGAAAGAATGCTCAATCGAGACGATTAAGCCAAAGCTGGGTGATTCTCCATACAGAAAAACCAAATCATGTTTGCTTTTCTGA
- the LOC132616834 gene encoding probable LRR receptor-like serine/threonine-protein kinase At1g53420 isoform X5: MKIPPPLDKKDEDAINALLGCSSREMLLPPSCYIGFTSAVTCDCYLEKHKSCRVVHIDFSNRQLEGKIPEEIGGLQYLKTLYLNGNKLRGSIPEPFKNLKKLLYFSLCDNSLEGPIPPFIGEMKSLNSILLCKNFFNQTIPPKLGSLPSLENLDLGHNLFSGKIPDELGNIKSLIRLYLVDNQLSGVLPVKLGDLVNLEELHLQNNEFIGALPPSFKSLKKLTYFDVRGNKLNETIPDIFEQWQDLRILNLMGNSFSAPLPGQISKLKSLTELYISDLVGKSYSFPDLSGMEFLRILTLRNCSIDANIPIWIWKLSSLHYLDLSFNSLFGAIPEAVNPSLNHIFLRRNKLNETIPSWMNASSYVDVSENQFKNVNICPGKKLNPDLNLFACCPNETDEVAKGDQVDFHFKNGTQFCTQFYDHLYINCGGDSVHVNGTDYEADVHPRGQSTFFMSNSSNWGYSSMGSFLWARHNRYTLNETCEIHAGDAQLYRTARLSPISLKYYGFCLKNGEYKVNLHFAEISSRNTKDSHSKAWRLFDVDIQEKNVLRNFNIEREAKGVNMAITEEHITFVNDNRLEIHLYWSGKGSVKYPSVYYGPLIAAITVTLVQSELSKGVLAGISGFALLLLILFIGFSWRFQDKLRREELELVELYPGGLYNFRKIRAATKNFGVDNRFGEGGFGTVYKGTLANGTAIAVKKLSATKEGMYEFVEKSRAIAGMKHPNLATLMGCCAGDNQLLLIYEYIGTNSLEDALFGSDELRERLDWPTRYRICLGLAEGLAFLHGGSKQEIIHGDIKPANIILDDQLNPKIYDFGFARLYHKQKLEGTLSYTAPEVKDHPLEASADVYSFGVVTLILISGRKVTTPRAGGDTEYLVEEAQVKDQRGTLMDLVDNKLLEYDWEEADMVLRLAMKCISSRPFRPTMSTVVKILKKECSIETIKPKLGDSPYRKTKSCLLF; this comes from the exons ATGAAAATACCTCCTCCTCTTGATAAAAAAGACG AGGATGCCATCAACGCTTTGCTTGGGTGTTCTTCTAGGGAAATGCTATTACCCCCAAGTTGTTATATTGGATTTACAAGTGCCGTTACTTGCGATTGTTATCTTGAGAAGCATAAGAGTTGCCGAGTGGTACACAT TGATTTCTCAAATAGACAATTAGAAGGAAAGATCCCCGAGGAGATTGGAGGCCTTCAATATTTAAAAACCCT TTATTTGAATGGAAACAAGTTGCGTGGATCAATTCCTGAACCGTTCAAAAATCTGAAGAAGCTATTGTACTT TTCCCTCTGTGATAACTCATTGGAAGGACCCATTCCACCTTTCATTGGTGAGATGAAATCTTTAAACAGCAT ACTTCTGTGCAAAAACTTCTTCAATCAAACAATTCCTCCAAAATTGGGTTCTCTCCCATCTTTGGAAAATTT AGACTTGGGCCATAATTTGTTCTCAGGGAAAATTCCAGACGAGCTGGGAAATATTAAGAGCCTCATTAGATT GTACCTGGTGGATAATCAACTCTCGGGTGTACTCCCGGTCAAGCTTGGAGATCTTGTGAATCTAGAGGAGCT GCACTTGCAGAACAATGAATTTATTGGTGCCTTGCCGCCGAGCTTCAAGAGTTTAAAGAAACTGACGTACTT CGATGTGCGAGGGAACAAGCTCAATGAAACAATTCCGGATATTTTCGAACAGTGGCAAGATCTGCGTATCTT GAATCTGATGGGGAATAGTTTTTCTGCACCTTTGCCTGGCCAAATCTCAAAGCTGAAGAGTCTAACGGAACT GTATATCAGTGACTTAGTTGGAAAAAGCTACTCATTTCCAGATTTATCTGGAATGGAATTTTTGAGAATTTT GACATTGAGGAATTGCTCAATAGATGCCAACATCCCTATTTGGATATGGAAGCTATCTTCCCTACACTATCT GGACTTGAGTTTCAATAGTTTGTTTGGTGCAATTCCAGAAGCTGTTAACCCCTCGTTAAATCATAT ATTTCTGAGAAGAAATAAGCTCAATGAGACAATTCCATCTTGGATGAATGCTAGTTCATACGT GGATGTTTCTGAAAATCAATTCAAAAATGTAAACATATGCCCCGGAAAGAAGCTAAACCCTGACTT GAATCTGTTTGCGTGTTGCCCCAATGAAACGGATGA GGTTGCAAAGGGGGACCAAGTTGATTTCCATTTTAAGAATGGAACTCAGTTCTGTACTCAGTTCT ATGACCATTTGTATATAAACTGCGGTGGTGATTCTGTCCATGTTAACGGAACTGACTATGAAGCTGATGTACATCCACGTGGTCAATCAACTTTCTTCATGAGTAACAGCTCAAATTGGGGCTATAGTAGTATGGGAAGCTTCTTATGGGCAAGACATAATCGTTACACTCTAAATGAGACCTGCGAAATTCATGCTGGTGATGCCCAATTGTATCGTACAGCACGTTTATCCCCAATCTCCTTGAAATATTATGGATTTTGTTTGAAAAATGGTGAGTACAAAGTGAATCTTCACTTTGCTGAAATATCTAGTAGAAACACCAAAGATTCGCATAGCAAAGCATGGCGACTCTTTGATGTAGATATCCAG GAAAAAAATGTGCTGAGAAACTTCAACATAGAAAGAGAAGCGAAAGGTGTGAATATGGCTATAACAGAGGAACATATCACTTTTGTGAATGACAATAGACTGGAGATTCACTTATACTGGTCTGGAAAAGGGTCTGTCAAATACCCATCAGTGTACTATGGGCCCCTTATAGCTGCAATTACAGTAACTCTAG TTCAATCAGAACTGTCCAAAGGAGTGCTTGCTGGAATTTCAGGATTTGCATTACTTCTTCTAATATTGTTCATAGGTTTTTCCTGGAGATTCCAAGACAAATTACGTCGGGAAG AGCTAGAACTTGTTGAATTGTACCCTGGAGGGCTTTACAACTTTCGGAAAATTAGAGCTGCCACAAAGAATTTTGGTGTTGATAACCGGTTTGGTGAGGGAGGTTTTGGGACTGTCTATAAG GGCACTCTTGCGAATGGGACTGCCATCGCAGTTAAAAAGCTTTCGGCAACAAAAGAAGGAATGTACGAGTTTGTGGAAAAGAGTCGAGCAATTGCTGGCATGAAACATCCAAATCTTGCAACACTAATGGGATGCTGTGCAGGTGACAACCAGCTTCTGCTTATCTATGAGTACATTGGAACTAACTCTCTTGAAGATGCATTATTTG GTTCAGACGAACTTAGAGAAAGACTAGATTGGCCAACAAGGTATAGAATTTGTCTTGGCCTAGCAGAAGGTTTAGCTTTCCTTCACGGGGGGTCCAAACAGGAAATTATACACGGGGATATTAAACCAGCAAACATTATTCTTGATGACCAACTAAATCCGAAGATATATGACTTTGGATTTGCAAGGCTTTATCACAAGCAAAAGTTGGAAGGAACACT GTCATACACAGCGCCTGAAGTTAAAGATCACCCCTTAGAAGCTAGCGCAGATGTGTATAGCTTTGGAGTTGTCACACTTATACTTATCAGTGGAAGGAAAGTCACGACCCCGAGGGCAGGTGGTGACACTGAATACCTCGTGGAGGAG GCACAGGTAAAGGATCAGAGGGGAACTCTAATGGATCTAGTCGATAATAAGCTTCTAGAATATGACTGGGAAGAAGCAGATATGGTTCTAAGATTAGCAATGAAATGCATAAGTTCACGCCCATTCAGACCGACAATGTCTACAGTCGTGAAGATTCTAAAGAAAGAATGCTCAATCGAGACGATTAAGCCAAAGCTGGGTGATTCTCCATACAGAAAAACCAAATCATGTTTGCTTTTCTGA
- the LOC132616834 gene encoding probable LRR receptor-like serine/threonine-protein kinase At1g53420 isoform X7, whose amino-acid sequence MPSTLCLGVLLGKCYYPQVVILDLQVPLLAIVILRSIRVAECDFSNRQLEGKIPEEIGGLQYLKTLYLNGNKLRGSIPEPFKNLKKLLYFSLCDNSLEGPIPPFIGEMKSLNSILLCKNFFNQTIPPKLGSLPSLENLDLGHNLFSGKIPDELGNIKSLIRLYLVDNQLSGVLPVKLGDLVNLEELHLQNNEFIGALPPSFKSLKKLTYFDVRGNKLNETIPDIFEQWQDLRILNLMGNSFSAPLPGQISKLKSLTELYISDLVGKSYSFPDLSGMEFLRILTLRNCSIDANIPIWIWKLSSLHYLDLSFNSLFGAIPEAVNPSLNHIFLRRNKLNETIPSWMNASSYVDVSENQFKNVNICPGKKLNPDLNLFACCPNETDEVAKGDQVDFHFKNGTQFCTQFYDHLYINCGGDSVHVNGTDYEADVHPRGQSTFFMSNSSNWGYSSMGSFLWARHNRYTLNETCEIHAGDAQLYRTARLSPISLKYYGFCLKNGEYKVNLHFAEISSRNTKDSHSKAWRLFDVDIQEKNVLRNFNIEREAKGVNMAITEEHITFVNDNRLEIHLYWSGKGSVKYPSVYYGPLIAAITVTLVQSELSKGVLAGISGFALLLLILFIGFSWRFQDKLRREELELVELYPGGLYNFRKIRAATKNFGVDNRFGEGGFGTVYKGTLANGTAIAVKKLSATKEGMYEFVEKSRAIAGMKHPNLATLMGCCAGDNQLLLIYEYIGTNSLEDALFGSDELRERLDWPTRYRICLGLAEGLAFLHGGSKQEIIHGDIKPANIILDDQLNPKIYDFGFARLYHKQKLEGTLSYTAPEVKDHPLEASADVYSFGVVTLILISGRKVTTPRAGGDTEYLVEEAQVKDQRGTLMDLVDNKLLEYDWEEADMVLRLAMKCISSRPFRPTMSTVVKILKKECSIETIKPKLGDSPYRKTKSCLLF is encoded by the exons ATGCCATCAACGCTTTGCTTGGGTGTTCTTCTAGGGAAATGCTATTACCCCCAAGTTGTTATATTGGATTTACAAGTGCCGTTACTTGCGATTGTTATCTTGAGAAGCATAAGAGTTGCCGAGTG TGATTTCTCAAATAGACAATTAGAAGGAAAGATCCCCGAGGAGATTGGAGGCCTTCAATATTTAAAAACCCT TTATTTGAATGGAAACAAGTTGCGTGGATCAATTCCTGAACCGTTCAAAAATCTGAAGAAGCTATTGTACTT TTCCCTCTGTGATAACTCATTGGAAGGACCCATTCCACCTTTCATTGGTGAGATGAAATCTTTAAACAGCAT ACTTCTGTGCAAAAACTTCTTCAATCAAACAATTCCTCCAAAATTGGGTTCTCTCCCATCTTTGGAAAATTT AGACTTGGGCCATAATTTGTTCTCAGGGAAAATTCCAGACGAGCTGGGAAATATTAAGAGCCTCATTAGATT GTACCTGGTGGATAATCAACTCTCGGGTGTACTCCCGGTCAAGCTTGGAGATCTTGTGAATCTAGAGGAGCT GCACTTGCAGAACAATGAATTTATTGGTGCCTTGCCGCCGAGCTTCAAGAGTTTAAAGAAACTGACGTACTT CGATGTGCGAGGGAACAAGCTCAATGAAACAATTCCGGATATTTTCGAACAGTGGCAAGATCTGCGTATCTT GAATCTGATGGGGAATAGTTTTTCTGCACCTTTGCCTGGCCAAATCTCAAAGCTGAAGAGTCTAACGGAACT GTATATCAGTGACTTAGTTGGAAAAAGCTACTCATTTCCAGATTTATCTGGAATGGAATTTTTGAGAATTTT GACATTGAGGAATTGCTCAATAGATGCCAACATCCCTATTTGGATATGGAAGCTATCTTCCCTACACTATCT GGACTTGAGTTTCAATAGTTTGTTTGGTGCAATTCCAGAAGCTGTTAACCCCTCGTTAAATCATAT ATTTCTGAGAAGAAATAAGCTCAATGAGACAATTCCATCTTGGATGAATGCTAGTTCATACGT GGATGTTTCTGAAAATCAATTCAAAAATGTAAACATATGCCCCGGAAAGAAGCTAAACCCTGACTT GAATCTGTTTGCGTGTTGCCCCAATGAAACGGATGA GGTTGCAAAGGGGGACCAAGTTGATTTCCATTTTAAGAATGGAACTCAGTTCTGTACTCAGTTCT ATGACCATTTGTATATAAACTGCGGTGGTGATTCTGTCCATGTTAACGGAACTGACTATGAAGCTGATGTACATCCACGTGGTCAATCAACTTTCTTCATGAGTAACAGCTCAAATTGGGGCTATAGTAGTATGGGAAGCTTCTTATGGGCAAGACATAATCGTTACACTCTAAATGAGACCTGCGAAATTCATGCTGGTGATGCCCAATTGTATCGTACAGCACGTTTATCCCCAATCTCCTTGAAATATTATGGATTTTGTTTGAAAAATGGTGAGTACAAAGTGAATCTTCACTTTGCTGAAATATCTAGTAGAAACACCAAAGATTCGCATAGCAAAGCATGGCGACTCTTTGATGTAGATATCCAG GAAAAAAATGTGCTGAGAAACTTCAACATAGAAAGAGAAGCGAAAGGTGTGAATATGGCTATAACAGAGGAACATATCACTTTTGTGAATGACAATAGACTGGAGATTCACTTATACTGGTCTGGAAAAGGGTCTGTCAAATACCCATCAGTGTACTATGGGCCCCTTATAGCTGCAATTACAGTAACTCTAG TTCAATCAGAACTGTCCAAAGGAGTGCTTGCTGGAATTTCAGGATTTGCATTACTTCTTCTAATATTGTTCATAGGTTTTTCCTGGAGATTCCAAGACAAATTACGTCGGGAAG AGCTAGAACTTGTTGAATTGTACCCTGGAGGGCTTTACAACTTTCGGAAAATTAGAGCTGCCACAAAGAATTTTGGTGTTGATAACCGGTTTGGTGAGGGAGGTTTTGGGACTGTCTATAAG GGCACTCTTGCGAATGGGACTGCCATCGCAGTTAAAAAGCTTTCGGCAACAAAAGAAGGAATGTACGAGTTTGTGGAAAAGAGTCGAGCAATTGCTGGCATGAAACATCCAAATCTTGCAACACTAATGGGATGCTGTGCAGGTGACAACCAGCTTCTGCTTATCTATGAGTACATTGGAACTAACTCTCTTGAAGATGCATTATTTG GTTCAGACGAACTTAGAGAAAGACTAGATTGGCCAACAAGGTATAGAATTTGTCTTGGCCTAGCAGAAGGTTTAGCTTTCCTTCACGGGGGGTCCAAACAGGAAATTATACACGGGGATATTAAACCAGCAAACATTATTCTTGATGACCAACTAAATCCGAAGATATATGACTTTGGATTTGCAAGGCTTTATCACAAGCAAAAGTTGGAAGGAACACT GTCATACACAGCGCCTGAAGTTAAAGATCACCCCTTAGAAGCTAGCGCAGATGTGTATAGCTTTGGAGTTGTCACACTTATACTTATCAGTGGAAGGAAAGTCACGACCCCGAGGGCAGGTGGTGACACTGAATACCTCGTGGAGGAG GCACAGGTAAAGGATCAGAGGGGAACTCTAATGGATCTAGTCGATAATAAGCTTCTAGAATATGACTGGGAAGAAGCAGATATGGTTCTAAGATTAGCAATGAAATGCATAAGTTCACGCCCATTCAGACCGACAATGTCTACAGTCGTGAAGATTCTAAAGAAAGAATGCTCAATCGAGACGATTAAGCCAAAGCTGGGTGATTCTCCATACAGAAAAACCAAATCATGTTTGCTTTTCTGA